A window of the Pseudomonas sp. B21_DOA genome harbors these coding sequences:
- a CDS encoding type VI secretion protein, with the protein MSVRHWHAVLLTLVVLCGLGGCSGNYKFNDNDYRPLGDPQAVNRGK; encoded by the coding sequence ATGTCTGTTCGTCACTGGCACGCTGTCCTGCTGACCCTCGTCGTTCTATGCGGCCTTGGCGGCTGTAGCGGCAATTACAAATTCAACGACAACGACTATCGCCCGTTGGGTGATCCGCAAGCGGTCAATCGCGGCAAGTGA
- a CDS encoding type VI secretion system tip protein VgrG — translation MFNSANETHFSLKVEDYVGDLQVLSFTGTEGISQPYRFDLELVSENPDLDLEQLLHKQAFLAFDPQGSGIHGQIYRVAQGDAGKRLTRYKVSIVPQLQYLHHRTNQRIYQQMSAPKIIALILDEHGIKSNAYSFQLSQPCPDRDYCVQYDETDLHFVQRLCEEEGIHYHFQHSEKAHLLVFGDDQTVFQNLGQPTAYVQGSGMVADEPVIKAFKLRLETRTTRTTRRDYDFEKPRLRMEAAYKPDGDSTEPDLEDYDYPGRFIDRARGKFLSQRALERHRADYRQAEGRGDQTRLVSGHFLEMSDHPRSEWNDLWLLTEIFHEGKQPQVLEEGVTSDTTDNKDDFHQGYRNTFLATPWDVFYRPALEHPKPRVLGSQTAMVTGPKGEEIHCDQYGRIKVQFHWDREGLADDKTSCWLRVSSSWAGDRYGAISIPRIGMEVLVTFLEGDPDQPLVTGCLYHKENPVPYALPANKTRSVFKTLSSPGGGGYNELRIEDKKGAEQIYIHAQRDWDENVEHDQKIRVGNERHDTVVKNSYTELKAEEHRTTISDRKVEAKLDDHLTIGQNQHVKLGTAQLTSVGKEIHLKAGDKIVIEAGTELTILGGGSFIKLDGGGVTVVGPVVKINAGGSPGSGTGIGIKPPVLPGAADKDKAGSLMDQALGNAVPEKVKPKAFFVFSE, via the coding sequence ATGTTCAACTCAGCTAACGAAACCCACTTCAGCCTCAAGGTCGAAGACTACGTCGGCGACCTGCAAGTGCTGTCGTTCACCGGCACCGAAGGCATCAGCCAGCCGTATCGCTTCGACCTCGAACTGGTCAGCGAAAACCCGGATCTGGACCTCGAACAGCTGCTGCACAAGCAGGCGTTTCTTGCATTCGACCCACAGGGCTCGGGCATTCACGGGCAGATCTACCGCGTCGCCCAGGGCGATGCCGGCAAGCGCCTGACCCGCTACAAAGTCTCCATCGTGCCGCAACTGCAATACCTGCATCACCGCACCAACCAGCGCATCTATCAGCAGATGTCAGCGCCGAAAATCATCGCGCTGATCCTTGACGAACACGGCATCAAGAGCAACGCCTACAGCTTCCAGCTCAGCCAGCCGTGCCCGGATCGCGACTATTGCGTGCAGTACGACGAAACCGACCTGCATTTCGTCCAGCGCCTGTGCGAAGAGGAAGGCATTCACTACCACTTTCAGCACAGCGAAAAAGCGCACCTGCTGGTGTTCGGCGACGACCAGACCGTGTTCCAGAACCTTGGGCAGCCAACTGCTTATGTGCAGGGCAGCGGCATGGTCGCCGACGAGCCGGTGATCAAAGCCTTCAAACTGCGTCTGGAAACCCGCACCACCCGCACCACGCGCCGCGACTACGACTTCGAAAAACCGCGCCTGCGAATGGAAGCGGCGTACAAACCGGACGGCGACAGCACTGAACCGGATCTCGAAGACTACGACTACCCCGGCCGCTTCATCGACCGCGCGCGCGGCAAGTTCCTCAGCCAGCGCGCCCTCGAACGCCACCGCGCCGACTACCGTCAGGCCGAAGGTCGCGGCGACCAGACCAGACTGGTCAGCGGCCACTTCCTGGAAATGTCCGACCACCCGCGCAGCGAGTGGAACGACCTCTGGCTGCTCACGGAAATTTTCCACGAAGGCAAACAACCGCAAGTCCTCGAAGAAGGCGTGACCAGCGACACCACCGACAACAAAGACGACTTCCACCAGGGCTACCGCAACACCTTCCTCGCCACCCCGTGGGACGTGTTCTACCGCCCGGCCCTCGAACACCCGAAACCGCGCGTACTCGGCAGCCAGACCGCCATGGTCACCGGCCCCAAAGGCGAAGAAATCCACTGCGACCAATACGGCCGCATCAAAGTGCAATTCCACTGGGACCGCGAAGGCCTCGCCGACGACAAAACCAGCTGCTGGCTGCGCGTCTCCAGCTCCTGGGCCGGCGACCGCTACGGCGCCATCAGCATTCCGCGCATCGGCATGGAAGTCCTCGTCACCTTCCTCGAAGGCGACCCCGACCAACCGCTGGTGACCGGTTGCCTGTACCACAAGGAAAACCCGGTGCCGTACGCACTGCCGGCGAACAAGACTCGCAGCGTGTTCAAAACGCTTAGCTCGCCGGGTGGTGGTGGGTACAACGAACTGCGCATTGAAGACAAGAAAGGCGCCGAGCAGATCTACATTCATGCCCAGCGCGATTGGGATGAGAACGTTGAGCATGACCAGAAGATTCGGGTCGGCAATGAACGTCATGACACGGTGGTTAAGAACTCCTACACCGAGCTGAAGGCTGAAGAACACCGCACCACCATCTCCGACCGCAAGGTTGAGGCGAAGCTCGATGATCATTTGACGATTGGGCAGAACCAGCATGTGAAGTTGGGGACTGCACAGCTGACCAGCGTGGGGAAAGAGATTCATCTCAAGGCTGGGGACAAGATTGTTATTGAGGCGGGGACGGAGCTGACCATTCTTGGGGGTGGGAGCTTTATCAAGCTTGATGGCGGTGGGGTTACGGTGGTTGGGCCGGTGGTGAAGATTAATGCGGGTGGCTCGCCGGGGAGCGGCACCGGGATCGGGATTAAACCGCCGGTGCTGCCGGGGGCGGCGGATAAGGATAAGGCTGGGAGTTTGATGGATCAGGCGTTGGGGAATGCGGTGCCTGAGAAGGTTAAGCCGAAGGCTTTTTTTGTGTTTTCTGAGTGA
- the tssK gene encoding type VI secretion system baseplate subunit TssK — protein sequence MNTHKVIWQEGMLLRPQHFQHNDRYYDHQMKTRTQLLGGYTWGFLNLEIDLQFLNMGKLVISEASGILPDGSLFELGGNTEPLALDVPPNTGNTPIYLALPLVTGNHIEARRPEQSDVLARYTAYDAEVADSNAGDDSASQVSCGRPDFKLLLGEQQSDQAYVKLKICDVLDTTPDGVISLDPDFVPTYIQAHASSYLLSCLKEVISMLSHRGDTIAERIRSNGKVGGAEVGDFMMLQLINRTELLLRHYLGLEQVHPEELYRTLLTMLGDLATFSGESKRPRLDSRYSHADQGASFRKLMEAIRQVLSMVLEQHAIELILQARQYGIIVSPLHDHKLLGSASFVLAASANCDSEELRQRLPQHLKVGPVERIRQLVNLHLPGIKVKPLPVAPRQIAFHSNKTYFILELSSEDLAQLERSGGFAFHVSGEFAELELKFWAIRN from the coding sequence ATGAACACCCATAAAGTCATTTGGCAGGAAGGCATGCTGCTGCGTCCGCAGCACTTCCAGCACAACGATCGCTATTACGATCACCAGATGAAAACCCGCACGCAATTGCTCGGTGGCTACACCTGGGGTTTTCTCAATCTGGAGATCGACTTGCAGTTCCTCAACATGGGCAAACTGGTGATCAGTGAAGCCTCGGGGATCCTGCCGGACGGCAGCCTGTTCGAACTCGGTGGCAACACCGAACCGCTGGCGCTGGACGTGCCGCCGAACACCGGCAACACGCCGATCTATCTGGCGCTGCCTTTGGTCACCGGCAACCACATCGAGGCCCGGCGCCCGGAGCAATCCGATGTGCTCGCGCGCTACACCGCGTATGACGCCGAAGTCGCCGACTCCAACGCCGGCGACGATTCCGCCAGCCAGGTCAGCTGCGGTCGTCCGGATTTCAAGCTGTTGCTCGGCGAGCAGCAGAGCGACCAGGCCTACGTGAAGCTGAAAATTTGCGACGTGCTCGACACCACGCCCGACGGCGTGATCAGCCTCGACCCGGATTTCGTCCCGACCTACATTCAGGCCCACGCCTCCAGCTACCTGCTGTCGTGCCTGAAAGAAGTCATCAGCATGCTCAGCCACCGTGGCGACACCATCGCCGAGCGGATTCGCTCCAACGGCAAGGTCGGCGGCGCTGAAGTCGGCGACTTCATGATGCTGCAACTGATCAACCGTACCGAACTGCTGCTGCGCCATTACCTCGGTCTGGAACAAGTGCATCCGGAAGAGTTGTACCGCACGCTGCTGACCATGCTCGGCGATCTGGCGACCTTCTCCGGCGAGAGCAAACGCCCGCGTCTGGACAGCCGCTATTCCCACGCCGATCAGGGCGCAAGCTTCCGCAAACTGATGGAAGCGATCCGTCAGGTGCTGTCGATGGTGCTCGAACAGCACGCCATCGAGTTGATCCTGCAGGCGCGTCAGTACGGCATCATCGTCTCGCCGTTGCACGATCACAAACTGCTCGGCTCGGCCTCGTTCGTGCTGGCAGCCAGTGCCAATTGCGACTCCGAAGAACTGCGTCAGCGTTTGCCACAGCACCTCAAGGTCGGCCCGGTGGAACGCATCCGCCAACTGGTCAACCTGCACTTGCCGGGGATCAAGGTCAAACCGTTGCCGGTGGCCCCACGGCAGATCGCGTTCCACTCGAACAAAACCTATTTCATCCTCGAACTCAGTTCCGAAGACCTGGCACAACTCGAGCGCTCCGGCGGTTTCGCGTTCCACGTGTCCGGCGAATTCGCCGAGCTTGAACTGAAATTCTGGGCCATCAGGAACTGA
- the tssM gene encoding type VI secretion system membrane subunit TssM, whose product MKKFFKKVGAFLRQTWVWTLLLVLFVALLVWFVGPLLAVDDYKFWESATSRLLTISVLFLIWGLTMVFVSWRAGIRKKAEEESEDGQDRIRREELIDEEQKELKARFKDALKTLKTSSLYRGRSERWRSDLPWYLLIGPQASGKTSLLDFSGLEFPINKIDRKLTRDTLGTRHCDWYFADHGVLIDTAGRYTTQPDAEVDGNAWTTLLELLRKRRRGRPLNGVLVTIPVETLTGGSEQDIDTLARQVRSRLQDVHQKLHVDVPVYLVLSKADKLLGFDEFFDQLTREESDQVLGTSFRKDQVGTDVAVLRNEFEELLRRLNSQVIMRMHSERDTQRRGRILDFPHQLGQIGERLCLFVDMAFTGNRYQRATQLRGFYLTSAPHLTQEMDSTTAGIGASLGMNAGVLPTLRSGRSRFIHHLLSQVIFPEADLAGLDKRERSRIHWGQRALYVGALAALALFGMLWAGGFSANYERLENLRTLAQNWTQQRSAVTPRDDAMGVLKVLDTSYAATQVFPSKGDVSYHERGGLYQGEEINPVVKTAYERELEAQLLPRVATMLEGQIRANMKDRDRLLNSLRAYLMLNMKDRRDAAWLKDWVATDWSQRYTGNTAVQNGLNTHLERLLKQPFIYPLNDQLVTQARQVLRSESLANVVYRMLREQARNLPDYRFSQHLGPQGSLFIGTEYVIPGFYTQQGYQQYFSVQGAALVTDILRDNWVLGEGAGISDMDLRRLMVELEQLYFRDYANYWSEAVGQVALPPISDAGEGAEQLAGLTSANSPVLALLTEVRENTRFEAAADPVDEAGEAADALAGQKGKLGKVGKLAAAAADKASALNVAKNLPDTAKKSLQRRFEPLHRLLDDNNGPGADLTPAFSALNDLQLQLAGLARSSTPEQAAFEMAKTRMSGQRDALTNLRNASGRLPRPLSVWFNVLAEDSWRLVLNDAYQYLNGRYQNELYSVYGKTISKRYPFSASSTSDVAISDFREFFRAQGTVDRFFDSYMRPFVSGDPGNYRMRSVDGHSLPVSKVYLDQMAAAQTIRQSFFSINPAEPTVQFKLEPYTLDPAVSRSEFKFGDKTMEYRHGPILPMTFKWPTDAEDGRTSLVMDKMAGRPIGIEKNSGPWSLFRLFDLMQTEYLNGRDVLVLKADVGGLRANYLLTSQRTPNPFDMGVLRTFRMPVQL is encoded by the coding sequence ATGAAAAAGTTTTTCAAGAAAGTCGGCGCCTTCCTGCGCCAGACCTGGGTCTGGACTCTGCTGCTGGTGCTGTTCGTGGCGCTGCTGGTGTGGTTCGTCGGCCCGTTGTTGGCGGTCGATGATTACAAGTTCTGGGAAAGCGCGACCTCGCGCCTGCTGACCATCAGCGTGCTGTTCCTGATCTGGGGCCTGACCATGGTCTTCGTCAGCTGGCGCGCGGGTATCCGCAAGAAAGCCGAGGAGGAAAGCGAGGACGGTCAGGACCGCATTCGCCGCGAAGAGCTGATCGACGAAGAACAGAAAGAGTTAAAGGCGCGTTTCAAGGACGCGCTGAAAACCCTGAAGACCTCGAGCCTGTATCGCGGTCGCAGCGAGCGCTGGCGCAGTGACTTGCCGTGGTACCTGCTGATCGGTCCGCAGGCCTCGGGCAAAACCAGCCTGCTGGACTTCTCCGGTCTGGAATTCCCGATCAACAAGATCGACCGCAAGCTGACCCGCGACACCCTCGGCACTCGTCATTGCGACTGGTATTTCGCCGATCACGGTGTCCTGATCGACACCGCCGGGCGCTACACCACTCAACCGGACGCCGAAGTCGACGGCAACGCCTGGACCACCCTGCTGGAGCTGCTGCGCAAGCGTCGTCGCGGCCGTCCGTTGAACGGCGTGCTGGTGACCATTCCGGTGGAAACCCTCACCGGCGGCAGCGAGCAGGACATCGACACCCTCGCGCGCCAAGTGCGCAGCCGTCTGCAGGACGTGCACCAGAAACTGCACGTCGACGTGCCGGTGTATCTGGTCCTGAGCAAGGCTGACAAGCTGCTCGGCTTCGACGAGTTCTTCGATCAACTGACCCGCGAAGAAAGCGATCAGGTGCTCGGCACCAGTTTCCGCAAGGATCAGGTCGGCACCGACGTCGCTGTGCTGCGCAACGAGTTCGAAGAGCTGCTGCGCCGCTTGAACAGCCAAGTGATCATGCGCATGCACTCCGAGCGCGACACTCAGCGCCGTGGCCGCATCCTCGACTTCCCGCATCAGTTGGGGCAGATCGGCGAGCGTCTGTGCCTGTTCGTCGACATGGCGTTCACCGGCAACCGCTATCAGCGCGCCACGCAACTGCGCGGTTTCTATCTGACCAGCGCACCGCACCTGACCCAGGAAATGGATTCGACCACCGCCGGCATCGGCGCCAGCCTGGGCATGAACGCCGGCGTGCTGCCGACTCTGCGCAGCGGTCGTTCGCGGTTCATCCACCACTTGCTCAGCCAGGTGATTTTCCCCGAGGCCGATCTGGCCGGTCTGGACAAGCGCGAGCGCAGCCGCATTCATTGGGGCCAGCGTGCGCTGTACGTCGGCGCTCTGGCGGCACTGGCACTGTTCGGCATGCTCTGGGCCGGTGGTTTCTCGGCCAACTACGAGCGTCTGGAAAACCTGCGCACGCTGGCGCAGAACTGGACCCAGCAACGCTCGGCCGTGACGCCGCGCGATGACGCCATGGGCGTGTTGAAAGTGCTCGACACCAGCTACGCCGCGACCCAGGTGTTCCCGAGCAAGGGCGACGTCTCGTACCACGAGCGTGGCGGCCTGTATCAGGGCGAAGAAATCAACCCGGTGGTGAAAACTGCCTACGAGCGTGAGCTGGAAGCGCAGTTGCTGCCACGGGTGGCAACCATGCTCGAAGGGCAGATCCGCGCCAACATGAAGGACCGCGATCGCCTGCTCAACAGTCTGCGTGCATACCTGATGCTGAACATGAAGGATCGTCGCGACGCGGCGTGGCTAAAGGACTGGGTCGCCACTGACTGGTCGCAGCGCTACACCGGTAACACTGCGGTGCAGAACGGTTTGAATACGCACCTTGAGCGCTTGCTCAAGCAGCCGTTCATCTACCCGCTGAACGATCAACTGGTGACGCAGGCGCGTCAGGTCCTGCGCAGCGAATCGTTGGCCAACGTGGTTTACCGCATGCTCCGCGAGCAGGCGCGCAACCTGCCGGATTACCGCTTCAGCCAGCACCTCGGCCCGCAAGGCTCGTTGTTCATCGGCACGGAATACGTGATCCCGGGTTTCTACACCCAACAGGGTTATCAGCAGTATTTCTCGGTGCAGGGCGCGGCGCTGGTCACCGATATCCTGCGTGACAACTGGGTGCTTGGCGAAGGCGCGGGCATCAGCGACATGGACTTGCGTCGCCTGATGGTCGAGCTCGAGCAGCTGTACTTCCGCGACTACGCCAACTACTGGAGCGAAGCCGTTGGCCAGGTCGCACTGCCACCAATCAGCGACGCCGGCGAAGGCGCCGAGCAACTGGCGGGCCTGACGTCGGCCAACTCGCCGGTTCTCGCATTGCTCACCGAAGTGCGTGAAAACACCCGCTTCGAAGCTGCGGCTGATCCGGTCGATGAAGCCGGCGAAGCTGCCGATGCGCTGGCCGGGCAGAAGGGCAAACTGGGCAAGGTCGGCAAACTCGCCGCCGCTGCCGCCGACAAGGCTTCGGCGCTGAACGTGGCGAAGAACCTGCCGGACACCGCGAAGAAATCCCTGCAACGCCGCTTCGAACCGCTGCATCGTCTGCTTGATGACAACAACGGCCCGGGTGCTGACCTGACGCCAGCGTTCAGCGCGCTCAACGACCTGCAACTGCAACTGGCCGGTCTGGCCCGTTCCAGCACGCCGGAGCAAGCCGCGTTCGAGATGGCCAAGACGCGCATGAGCGGCCAGCGTGATGCGCTGACCAACCTGCGCAATGCCTCCGGTCGTCTGCCGCGTCCGCTGAGCGTGTGGTTCAACGTGCTGGCCGAAGACTCGTGGCGCCTGGTGCTCAACGATGCCTATCAATACCTGAACGGCCGTTATCAGAACGAGCTGTACAGCGTGTATGGCAAAACCATCAGCAAGCGTTACCCGTTCAGCGCCAGCAGCACCAGCGATGTGGCGATCAGCGACTTCCGCGAGTTCTTCCGCGCTCAAGGTACCGTCGACCGCTTCTTCGACAGCTACATGCGTCCGTTCGTCAGCGGCGATCCGGGCAACTACCGCATGCGCAGCGTCGACGGCCACAGCCTGCCGGTATCGAAGGTATACCTCGATCAGATGGCGGCGGCGCAGACCATTCGCCAGAGCTTCTTCTCGATCAACCCGGCCGAGCCGACGGTGCAGTTCAAGCTCGAGCCGTACACCCTCGATCCGGCGGTCAGCCGTTCCGAATTCAAGTTCGGCGACAAGACCATGGAATATCGTCACGGCCCGATCCTGCCAATGACCTTCAAGTGGCCGACCGATGCTGAAGACGGTCGCACCAGCCTGGTCATGGACAAGATGGCCGGGCGTCCGATCGGGATCGAGAAGAACTCCGGCCCATGGTCGCTGTTCCGTCTGTTCGACCTGATGCAGACCGAGTACCTGAACGGTCGTGACGTGCTGGTACTGAAAGCCGACGTGGGTGGCCTGCGCGCCAACTACCTGCTGACCAGCCAGCGCACGCCGAACCCGTTTGACATGGGCGTACTGCGTACTTTCCGTATGCCGGTGCAGCTCTGA
- the tssJ gene encoding type VI secretion system lipoprotein TssJ — protein sequence MTALTVLVLLAGCSSLSPYSKVTKINLKLTGSDQLNPDLNGRPSPIVVRLFELKHPVTFENADFFSLYERAKESLNPDLVASEELELRPGETVELKLSVEEGSRYVGILAAYRDLPDTQWRHTVQITPLELTEADLTLDQAGIRNTQQVLAKADD from the coding sequence CTGACTGCGCTCACCGTGCTGGTGCTGCTTGCCGGTTGCTCGTCGCTGTCGCCGTACTCGAAAGTGACCAAGATCAACCTCAAGCTGACCGGCAGCGATCAGCTCAACCCGGATCTCAACGGGCGGCCGTCGCCGATCGTCGTGCGCCTGTTCGAACTCAAGCACCCGGTGACCTTCGAGAACGCTGATTTCTTCAGCCTTTACGAACGCGCCAAGGAATCCCTCAACCCGGATCTGGTGGCCAGTGAAGAACTCGAACTGCGCCCGGGTGAAACCGTGGAACTGAAACTCAGCGTGGAGGAGGGCAGCCGTTACGTAGGCATCCTCGCTGCCTATCGCGACCTGCCGGATACCCAATGGCGGCACACCGTGCAGATCACTCCGCTGGAACTCACCGAGGCTGATCTGACCCTCGATCAGGCCGGTATCCGCAACACCCAACAAGTGCTCGCCAAGGCGGATGACTGA
- a CDS encoding M23 family metallopeptidase, translating to MSFNEVMLRVLPPVDGHQPHITGVYGEQRASGPHGGTDFNYIGGQNGINLENPKVYAPIAGTVTFTGGNYGTIKIKDADGNSHEILHTSSHVVSQGSTVAAGDEIGTMGERAEWRNSVSTPCSLSNEGSERQPY from the coding sequence ATGTCTTTCAATGAAGTGATGCTCCGCGTTCTGCCGCCAGTTGATGGTCACCAACCTCATATTACAGGAGTTTATGGCGAGCAGCGTGCGAGTGGCCCTCACGGAGGGACCGATTTTAATTATATTGGTGGCCAAAACGGGATAAATCTGGAGAACCCCAAAGTCTATGCGCCAATAGCCGGTACCGTAACATTTACCGGTGGGAATTACGGGACGATAAAAATCAAAGATGCGGATGGCAATAGCCACGAGATTCTGCATACGAGCAGCCACGTTGTAAGTCAGGGATCTACCGTTGCGGCGGGTGATGAAATTGGCACTATGGGGGAAAGGGCCGAATGGCGTAACTCAGTATCCACGCCATGTTCACTATCAAATGAAGGATCCGAACGGCAACCTTATTAG
- a CDS encoding serine/threonine-protein phosphatase yields MLVASAWRSAARTDPGKVRARNEDAFLDSPQHGLWVVADGMGGHQGGDIASQLIVASLAELPQHEDFDERLKAIRQCLHWLNRRLGQELTVTAGRHDSIMGSTVVALLVEGNRAACIWAGDSRCYLWRGQRLYQLSKDHSLQQQLIDEQQMSVEQAAAHPAAQALTRAVGAADTLTLDVLELEVYPGDVFLLCSDGLYQGLSSDALGNALSLSAPHVALERLFDGALRGAARDNLTAVVIRQ; encoded by the coding sequence ATGCTGGTGGCCAGTGCTTGGCGCAGCGCGGCGCGTACCGACCCGGGCAAGGTGCGGGCGCGCAACGAAGATGCCTTCCTCGACTCGCCGCAGCACGGGCTGTGGGTGGTCGCGGACGGCATGGGCGGTCATCAGGGTGGCGACATCGCCAGCCAGTTGATCGTCGCCAGCCTGGCTGAGTTGCCGCAACACGAGGACTTCGACGAACGCCTCAAAGCCATCCGCCAGTGCCTGCACTGGCTGAACCGGCGTTTGGGGCAGGAGTTGACCGTCACCGCCGGACGCCACGACAGCATCATGGGCAGCACCGTCGTCGCGCTGCTGGTGGAAGGCAATCGCGCGGCCTGTATCTGGGCCGGCGACAGCCGTTGCTACCTGTGGCGCGGGCAGCGGTTGTATCAGCTGTCCAAGGACCACTCGCTGCAACAGCAACTGATCGACGAGCAGCAAATGAGCGTCGAACAGGCGGCAGCGCACCCGGCGGCTCAGGCACTCACCCGAGCCGTCGGCGCCGCCGACACACTGACCCTGGATGTACTCGAGCTTGAGGTTTATCCGGGCGATGTGTTTTTGCTCTGCAGCGATGGTTTGTATCAGGGCTTGAGCAGCGATGCCCTCGGCAACGCCCTCAGCCTCAGCGCGCCGCACGTGGCGCTGGAACGTTTGTTCGACGGCGCTCTACGGGGCGCCGCGCGCGACAACCTGACTGCCGTGGTGATCCGCCAATGA
- the tagH gene encoding type VI secretion system-associated FHA domain protein TagH — MELVFEMLNTKQFVPTELCQRTFKQAGGVIGRGEDCDWIIPDRKRHLSNHHAIVSYREGSFFLTDTSSNGVQDGSSGARLHKGEPVRIEHGSTYILGDFEIRARLVRDPATFDGEVGRPRAAGSIIPDDAFLDLDPLNALEQQERVYSEIDELLSPTAKPEDSRQRADYARIDMESLMVPELIAAPVEPEPAPAPKAVERQSEGFWEHFGAALGVDVKALSHDEREALALNAARLLRQSIGGLQQSLRTRSELKNELRLAQTTVQGTNKNPLKFAVDPSEALQILLQPSKPGHLPAEQAISRAFRDLQAHQVALLTASRAAVRGTLEHFSPEQLTLRFERDNKPLIATSGGRWRAFGRYHQALRQDDDWSERLLARDFAQAYEEQIRLISTLHTDHQG, encoded by the coding sequence ATGGAATTGGTTTTCGAAATGCTGAACACCAAGCAGTTCGTGCCCACCGAGCTGTGCCAGCGGACCTTCAAGCAGGCCGGTGGCGTGATCGGGCGCGGCGAGGACTGCGACTGGATCATCCCTGACCGCAAGCGTCACCTGTCCAATCACCACGCGATTGTCAGCTACCGCGAAGGCTCGTTCTTCCTCACCGACACCAGCAGCAACGGTGTCCAGGACGGCAGCAGCGGCGCACGCCTGCACAAGGGCGAGCCGGTACGCATCGAGCACGGCAGCACTTACATTCTTGGTGACTTCGAGATCCGCGCGCGGCTGGTCCGTGACCCGGCGACCTTCGACGGCGAAGTCGGCCGCCCGCGCGCGGCTGGCAGCATCATTCCGGACGACGCGTTCCTCGATCTCGACCCGCTCAATGCCCTCGAACAGCAAGAGCGCGTGTACTCGGAAATCGACGAGCTGCTGTCGCCCACCGCCAAGCCGGAAGATTCCCGTCAGCGTGCCGACTACGCGCGCATCGACATGGAAAGCCTGATGGTCCCGGAGCTGATTGCCGCCCCGGTCGAGCCTGAGCCGGCGCCTGCGCCGAAAGCCGTCGAGCGTCAGAGCGAAGGTTTCTGGGAGCACTTCGGCGCGGCGCTGGGCGTCGACGTCAAAGCCCTCAGCCACGACGAACGTGAAGCGCTGGCGCTGAACGCAGCGCGGCTGCTGCGCCAGAGCATCGGCGGTTTGCAGCAGAGTCTGCGTACCCGCTCCGAACTGAAGAACGAATTGCGTCTGGCCCAGACCACCGTGCAAGGCACCAACAAGAACCCGCTGAAATTTGCCGTCGATCCGAGCGAAGCACTGCAGATTCTGTTGCAGCCAAGCAAGCCCGGGCATCTGCCGGCCGAGCAGGCGATCTCCCGCGCATTCCGTGATCTGCAGGCGCACCAAGTGGCTTTGCTCACCGCCAGTCGCGCCGCCGTGCGTGGCACGCTGGAGCACTTCTCGCCAGAACAATTGACCCTGCGGTTCGAGCGTGACAACAAGCCATTGATCGCCACTTCGGGCGGGCGCTGGAGAGCATTCGGCCGCTACCACCAGGCACTGCGTCAGGACGATGACTGGAGCGAGCGTCTGCTGGCCCGCGACTTTGCCCAGGCTTACGAAGAACAGATCCGCCTGATCTCCACCCTCCACACCGACCACCAAGGATGA